In Risungbinella massiliensis, the genomic stretch CTCCGAGGATTCCTCTCACACCACCTGTCCCGAATTCAAGATGTCGACAGAAGCGATCGCTTATCTCATTAGAATCTCCTTGTATCAAGAGAAGTTCTTGTTTTGTCTGTTCATCTAAATAGGAAGCACGAAGCCACTCTTGATAAACAACGTTTGGATTCATCATTAAACCTCCTATGAACAAAAAAGTTAGGTGGGACTCGTACCAGCTATGTTGCATAAGATAAAACATTCATGTTTGCTCTAACAAAGGAGAGATTCTATGCTAAAATCTCAGATTTGTCAGGAAAAAGACTTTGCAACGATTTGGTTTTTTCGCGCTTGTCAAATGTTGAAAAACCCTCCTGCATTTCATCGGAAATTATGGGAGTATGCTTTTATTTATGAAGCGTTATTGGAAAGAGGGATGTTACAACTCGGGAAGCATGGAATTGGATTTGGAGTTGGTCAAGAACCGTTGGTATCGATGTTCGCTGCACATGGTTCACAGATTTTGGCTACAGATCTAGATTTGGATGAAGCAATTAGACGAGGTTGGGTGGATACCAATCAACACAGCCATGATCTTACCAGCCTGAATCGGTGGAATATATGCGATGATACTGTGTTTCGTCATCTGGTTTCGTTTCAGAGCGTGGATATGAATGCGATTCCCAACACATTAAACAATAAGTTTGATTTTTCATGGTCTTCCTCTTCATTAGAACACTTGGGATCACTAAAAAATAGCAAACAATTTCTTCTAAAACAGATGGAGACGTTACGTCCTGGTGGAGTGGCAGTTCATACAACAGAATACAATCTATTTTCTAATGATGCTACTTACGACAATATTGCAACGGTTGTTTTCCGTAAACGGGATATTGAAGATCTGGTAGAGGAATTCCATGCAAAAGGTTATGAGATTGAGGTAGACTTTACAATTGGAGAGGGACCGATTGAGTCTATTGTAGATATGCCCCCATTTGAAGGTCCCATCCAATTGCGGATTCAGTTAGGAGAGTTTGTGACTACTTCCATCGGGCTGATTATCCAGAAAAAATGATACTTTCTGATGGTACTCTTTCATTCGGGTGCTACTTTTTTTCTCAGAAACAAGAATCCCCTTATCACTTGCAATAATGATTGCGTTTTCAAGACCGATTCCAAGTATCGGGATTTCTAGCTCATTGATGATATGGCTGTTATTGCTATCCTCACTCAGGATTCCTCTGCCCAAAACCTCTTTATTTAATTTTTCGGTCAGTTTATCCCAGGTTCCAACATCATCCCATGTTCCATGATACGGGATGACGATTGCATCAGCCGTTTTCTCTGCAACTTCATAATCAAAACTGATTTTATGCAGGTTAGGGTAATTTTCTAAAAAGCCATCATAAGTAAGGGGCAGATTTCGTTGTCGCAGAAGGTCAAGTAAAAACTCTAATCGAAAACAAAAAACCCCACTATTCCAAAAAGCATTTTGTTGAATGAGTCTATGTGCATATTCTCGCGGTGGCTTCTCTACGAAATGGCTTACATTTAATACGGTAGATGGAGTCTGCCCTTCTTGCTTGGCAACAATATACCCATACTTTTCTGCTGGGTAAGAGGGGGAGATTCCAATCATGGCTAAGTTTTGGTTGTTTTCAAGCAGTATCTTTTCAGCCAACAATAAGGTGGAAAAAAATGTTTCATCTACATAGAGATCAACTGGACTCACACATATAATTTCATCTTGGTCAGCTTCTGTATAGTCCTTTAGATAGAGAGCTGACAATGCAATTGCCGGAAATGTATCCTTACTTTCTGGTTCCAAGATGAGAGGGACTTTGGTATCTAATTGCTCTTCTATGAGTTTATGGTATTGGATATTAGTAGAGAGATAGGTATGATCGAGTAGGCCTATGTTTTCTACTTGTCTAACTACACGGTTGATCATAGATTCTTGCCCTTTTCCATCAGGACGTTCTAAAATTTCCAAAAATTGCTTTGGTTTCTGTTGATGTGACAAAGGCCACAATCTAGTACCAGAACCACCTGATAATAGTACTAGTTTCATCGCATTATGCTCCCTGATACATTTTTTCCTTCTTGTCTCACTCTTTCTAGATCTGCCTCTACCATCATTTGAATCAGTGTCTCTAAACTCGTTTTGGCTGTCCATTGAAGTTGTTGCTTCGCTTTGGAAGCATCCCCTAACAAAATATCCACCTCTGCTGGGCGATAAAATTTGGGATCGATGACAACATAATCCTCATAAGAGAGTCCCACATGCTGAAATGCGATCTCACACATCTGCCTCACAGTGGAGGTGATACCTGTTGCTACTACATAATCGTCTGCGACATCATGCTGAAGCATTCGCCACATCGCCTCGACATAATCTCCAGCAAACCCCCAATCTCGCTTGGCATCAATATTACCGAGACGAAGGTCAGATTGTTTGCCCAGAGAAATGCGAGCAACAGCATCCGTCACCTTGCGTGTTACAAATTCTAAACCACGCAAAGGCGACTCATGATTAAATAAGATTCCGCTACAAGCAAACATCTGATAGCTCTCTCGATAGTTTTTGGTCATCCAATGTCCAAACAGTTTGGCCACTCCGTAGGGGCTTCGAGGATAAAAAGGAGTGGTTTCGGATTGAATAGGTTCTTGGACAAGTCCAAACATTTCACTAGAAGAAGCCTGATAGAATCTGATTTCTGGGTTGTTTAAGCGAATTGCTTCTAACATGTGGAGCACACCTAGACCAGTTACATTTGCAGTCAATATCGGTTGTTGCCAAGAGACTCCGACAAAGCTTTGTGCTGCAAGATTATAGACTTCATCTGGTTTCACTTCGGCCATGGCTCGCCCGAGAGAAGAGAGATCCATCAAATCTCCATCAACAAACTCGACTTCCTCTTCAATCCCGAGATAGGAAAGCCTCCAGAATGGTTTCGTACTACGATGTGCGAGCAAACCATACACTCGGTAGCCTTTTTCTAATAGTAACTTTGCTAAATAAGCGCCATCTTGCCCAGTTATTCCAGAAATTAACGCAGCTTTGTTCGCCATAAAAACCTCCAAAAGGGGATAATCAGAACTCTGTGAGGACATGCAAAAAATAAGCTAAATCCTACTTAAAAATAGGTCAAAGTGAGTGAACTGCGTTGTCATTTGCAATAGCTTCTTGACTGATGTTTGTTTTAACGATGCATCATATTGTATGACAGAGATAGAAAAACCCTCATTTACGAAGCGATTCAATATTTCTTCGCTGTTATGACCATCCGACTCCCAAGAATAACGGTTAAACTCCATAATAATTTTGACATCTGGACTTCGACGAATGACGGAGAAAAGGCTATCCATAATAAGCGGTTCTGCCCCTTCAATATCGATTTTAATGATGTCAGCTGTTAGATCAGGGAGATAAGAGTCTAAGTTGACACCACGAACTTGT encodes the following:
- a CDS encoding methyltransferase domain-containing protein codes for the protein MLKSQICQEKDFATIWFFRACQMLKNPPAFHRKLWEYAFIYEALLERGMLQLGKHGIGFGVGQEPLVSMFAAHGSQILATDLDLDEAIRRGWVDTNQHSHDLTSLNRWNICDDTVFRHLVSFQSVDMNAIPNTLNNKFDFSWSSSSLEHLGSLKNSKQFLLKQMETLRPGGVAVHTTEYNLFSNDATYDNIATVVFRKRDIEDLVEEFHAKGYEIEVDFTIGEGPIESIVDMPPFEGPIQLRIQLGEFVTTSIGLIIQKK
- a CDS encoding sugar phosphate nucleotidyltransferase, whose product is MKLVLLSGGSGTRLWPLSHQQKPKQFLEILERPDGKGQESMINRVVRQVENIGLLDHTYLSTNIQYHKLIEEQLDTKVPLILEPESKDTFPAIALSALYLKDYTEADQDEIICVSPVDLYVDETFFSTLLLAEKILLENNQNLAMIGISPSYPAEKYGYIVAKQEGQTPSTVLNVSHFVEKPPREYAHRLIQQNAFWNSGVFCFRLEFLLDLLRQRNLPLTYDGFLENYPNLHKISFDYEVAEKTADAIVIPYHGTWDDVGTWDKLTEKLNKEVLGRGILSEDSNNSHIINELEIPILGIGLENAIIIASDKGILVSEKKSSTRMKEYHQKVSFFLDNQPDGSSHKLS
- the gmd gene encoding GDP-mannose 4,6-dehydratase; this translates as MANKAALISGITGQDGAYLAKLLLEKGYRVYGLLAHRSTKPFWRLSYLGIEEEVEFVDGDLMDLSSLGRAMAEVKPDEVYNLAAQSFVGVSWQQPILTANVTGLGVLHMLEAIRLNNPEIRFYQASSSEMFGLVQEPIQSETTPFYPRSPYGVAKLFGHWMTKNYRESYQMFACSGILFNHESPLRGLEFVTRKVTDAVARISLGKQSDLRLGNIDAKRDWGFAGDYVEAMWRMLQHDVADDYVVATGITSTVRQMCEIAFQHVGLSYEDYVVIDPKFYRPAEVDILLGDASKAKQQLQWTAKTSLETLIQMMVEADLERVRQEGKNVSGSIMR